In Shouchella patagoniensis, the following are encoded in one genomic region:
- a CDS encoding TRAP transporter small permease, which produces MKVIRYLDRYLEEFILVVILGVMVLSISAQVLMRFLFGSSIGWSEELARYCFIWLVFIGVSYGVKKQRHIKIDAILLLFNEKGKVALNMIVNLLFFSFAVFLLFYGGAMAIQILQWGQTTPALELKMGFVYLAAPIGMLLTCVRIGQQFVKQVQYLRGMNPQIEAGDSEISNKPTIASGGER; this is translated from the coding sequence TTGAAAGTTATCCGTTATTTGGATCGATATTTAGAGGAGTTTATTCTTGTTGTCATCCTTGGTGTTATGGTTCTATCCATTTCCGCTCAAGTTCTCATGCGTTTCTTATTTGGATCTTCTATTGGCTGGTCAGAAGAATTGGCTAGGTATTGCTTTATCTGGCTCGTGTTTATTGGCGTGAGCTATGGTGTGAAAAAACAACGTCATATAAAAATTGATGCGATTTTACTTTTATTCAATGAAAAAGGCAAGGTCGCTTTGAACATGATTGTGAATCTGCTGTTTTTTTCTTTTGCTGTTTTCTTACTTTTTTACGGAGGTGCGATGGCGATACAAATTTTGCAATGGGGACAAACAACTCCTGCATTAGAGTTGAAAATGGGATTTGTTTACTTAGCTGCACCAATTGGTATGCTTCTTACATGCGTCAGAATAGGACAGCAGTTTGTTAAACAAGTTCAGTACTTAAGAGGAATGAATCCACAAATTGAGGCTGGCGACTCAGAAATAAGTAATAAACCAACAATCGCCTCAGGTGGAGAAAGATAG
- a CDS encoding citryl-CoA lyase, with translation MAGRSALETYKQGGSWWETEISDIKKNEIIIRGKRIEDLIGNISYSQMLYFLLCGKELTDNQAKLFESVLVAGADHGPRAPSIAAARMAATCGVSFNSAVATGVNMLGDVHGGAVEDAMALLYETERIQLKNEHAVADKLSELLESGQKLPGFGHQLHDNDPRVQRLYELSHLLIESGEISGNYLRILEDYRGTISSIKNRRFTINVDGISAAVQCELGVPAEAAKGIFSLSRGMGIVAHAYEERKNGTLIKGPCPNEEKLVRYTGKRVEESEQS, from the coding sequence ATGGCAGGTAGGAGTGCACTAGAGACGTATAAACAAGGTGGTTCTTGGTGGGAGACGGAAATTAGTGACATTAAGAAGAATGAAATTATCATTCGTGGCAAGCGGATTGAAGATTTGATTGGCAATATTAGTTATAGTCAAATGCTCTATTTCCTTTTATGTGGAAAAGAGCTTACAGATAACCAAGCGAAATTGTTTGAGAGTGTGTTAGTTGCGGGAGCCGACCATGGACCTCGTGCACCATCAATTGCAGCAGCAAGAATGGCAGCTACTTGTGGTGTATCCTTTAACTCAGCCGTCGCAACCGGAGTGAATATGCTTGGTGATGTACATGGAGGGGCAGTTGAAGATGCGATGGCTCTACTTTATGAAACAGAGAGAATCCAGTTAAAGAACGAGCATGCCGTAGCAGATAAATTAAGCGAGTTATTAGAATCGGGTCAAAAGCTTCCTGGATTTGGTCATCAGCTTCATGATAATGATCCAAGGGTGCAGCGACTATACGAACTTTCTCACTTATTGATTGAGAGCGGGGAGATTAGCGGAAATTACTTACGTATCCTTGAAGATTATCGCGGTACAATTTCGTCCATTAAAAATCGCCGTTTCACAATTAATGTTGATGGAATATCCGCCGCAGTGCAATGTGAACTAGGTGTACCAGCAGAAGCGGCAAAAGGTATTTTTTCCTTGTCACGTGGAATGGGGATTGTTGCACACGCCTATGAAGAACGAAAAAATGGGACGCTAATTAAAGGACCTTGTCCAAATGAAGAAAAGCTCGTTCGTTATACAGGTAAACGAGTAGAGGAGAGTGAACAATCATGA
- a CDS encoding sugar phosphate isomerase/epimerase family protein → MKEQFSLAHLTALQCSPPELTYVAARAGYDYVSIRPIYMGIGEEPNYDLANKKEMFRETKRALQETGLNVLDIELAKIADGINPTLYEPAFEVAAELGAKHVLSSIWTEDLSFAIESFASLCDLASEYNLTVELEFVPIASVANLNDTINILRTVNKSNAGLMIDAHHFHRSGDEIEDLKKVPTEWFRYFHLCDAVEKIPRSTERMTEILREERLYVGEGGLPLIELVNQIPTVPYSLEIPHLKRVDKLGAEEHARRCLQSAKTFMEQRKQSI, encoded by the coding sequence ATGAAAGAACAATTTTCACTTGCCCATCTTACTGCACTTCAATGCTCTCCCCCAGAACTAACCTATGTGGCAGCGAGAGCAGGTTATGACTATGTAAGTATACGACCGATCTATATGGGAATTGGGGAAGAACCAAATTATGATCTGGCAAATAAAAAAGAAATGTTCAGAGAGACAAAAAGAGCACTTCAAGAAACGGGACTGAACGTGCTCGATATTGAATTAGCAAAAATTGCTGATGGAATTAACCCCACGCTCTATGAGCCTGCATTTGAAGTGGCCGCTGAACTAGGTGCTAAACACGTACTAAGCAGTATTTGGACAGAAGATCTCTCATTTGCCATAGAGAGCTTTGCATCTTTATGTGATCTAGCAAGTGAATATAATTTGACTGTTGAATTAGAGTTTGTTCCTATCGCTTCCGTTGCAAATCTTAATGATACAATTAATATTTTGCGAACTGTTAATAAGAGCAACGCCGGTTTAATGATAGATGCTCATCATTTCCATCGGTCTGGAGATGAAATTGAAGATTTGAAAAAGGTTCCCACCGAATGGTTTCGTTATTTCCACCTTTGTGATGCAGTAGAGAAAATACCTCGTTCAACAGAAAGGATGACGGAAATCTTACGAGAGGAGAGGCTTTATGTTGGCGAAGGAGGATTGCCACTTATTGAGTTAGTCAATCAAATTCCAACGGTACCTTATTCATTAGAAATTCCGCATTTAAAACGAGTAGATAAATTAGGGGCAGAAGAGCATGCTCGTAGATGTTTGCAATCGGCGAAAACATTTATGGAGCAACGAAAGCAGAGCATTTAA
- a CDS encoding tetratricopeptide repeat protein, with amino-acid sequence MDELESVMELRGQGNWERANKELIHLIKRNQEDGWFHYLYASNCDMMGLEEQALPYFKAAIRLGLEDADLKEAYLGLGSSYLALDRHNEAEEVLYKGSKRFPECEALKVFYAMALHTLERYNEAAELLLSCIVRTSSDESIRAYKEVIYYNTLNSSKHKKHK; translated from the coding sequence ATGGATGAACTAGAATCAGTTATGGAGCTAAGAGGGCAAGGTAATTGGGAACGAGCCAATAAAGAATTAATTCATCTAATTAAGAGAAACCAAGAAGACGGATGGTTCCATTATTTATATGCTTCCAATTGCGACATGATGGGGTTAGAAGAACAGGCATTGCCTTATTTTAAAGCTGCAATTCGTCTCGGCTTAGAAGACGCTGACTTAAAAGAAGCTTATTTAGGACTTGGAAGTAGTTACCTGGCGCTTGATAGACATAATGAAGCAGAGGAGGTGCTTTATAAAGGTAGCAAGCGATTTCCAGAATGCGAAGCGTTAAAGGTATTTTACGCGATGGCATTACACACTTTGGAAAGATATAACGAGGCGGCAGAATTGTTGCTTTCTTGTATTGTGCGTACATCTAGTGACGAAAGCATACGTGCTTACAAAGAAGTCATATATTACAATACATTAAACTCAAGTAAACATAAGAAACATAAGTAA
- a CDS encoding TRAP transporter substrate-binding protein, with protein sequence MKPFYKLTIPASIIFICSACSLGSAAEESTIMRIGNATPSDRSLSQAMFLFADRLEEETNGSIVVEVYTNSQIGGDRELFEGMQLNTIQAATISTGPIAQFADSFNVFELPFLFTDEEEAYHVLDGDVGRGLLDELEQQNVIGLNYWENGFRMLSNDIREVHSLEDIAGLDIRTLENRWHLQLWRELNGNPTPMNYGELYIGLEQGTVNGQENPIGNVVNSHFYEVQRYLTTTNHIYNASPFMVSKPFWESITEEERQAIIQVANEVQIEQRKANQQEAANSVQFLEEQGMTITHLEEEEIDRLREATEPVRDRYEYEYDNDWLEQIQQAVEEIE encoded by the coding sequence ATGAAACCGTTTTATAAGTTAACAATACCAGCATCCATCATTTTTATATGCTCGGCATGTAGCTTAGGGTCAGCAGCAGAAGAGTCAACAATCATGAGAATTGGCAATGCAACACCAAGTGATCGCTCACTTAGTCAGGCAATGTTTTTATTTGCTGACAGATTAGAAGAAGAAACAAACGGATCAATTGTGGTAGAAGTATATACAAACAGTCAAATTGGTGGTGACCGGGAACTATTTGAAGGCATGCAGTTAAATACAATTCAGGCTGCAACAATTTCTACAGGTCCAATTGCTCAATTTGCAGATTCCTTTAATGTCTTTGAATTACCTTTCCTTTTTACAGATGAAGAAGAAGCCTACCACGTACTAGATGGTGATGTTGGTAGAGGTTTGTTGGATGAACTTGAACAACAGAATGTCATTGGCCTAAATTATTGGGAAAACGGGTTTAGGATGTTGAGCAATGATATCCGAGAAGTACACTCACTCGAGGACATTGCAGGTCTCGACATACGAACATTAGAAAATAGGTGGCATCTCCAGTTATGGCGTGAACTTAACGGCAATCCGACACCAATGAATTATGGAGAATTATACATAGGCCTTGAACAAGGAACGGTAAATGGTCAAGAGAATCCAATTGGCAACGTCGTTAATAGTCATTTTTATGAAGTACAACGGTATTTGACAACAACGAATCATATTTACAATGCCAGTCCATTCATGGTGAGCAAACCGTTTTGGGAGTCAATAACTGAGGAAGAACGTCAAGCAATCATTCAAGTAGCGAATGAAGTACAAATTGAGCAAAGAAAAGCGAATCAGCAAGAAGCTGCTAATAGCGTTCAATTTTTAGAAGAGCAGGGAATGACCATTACTCATTTAGAGGAAGAAGAGATAGATCGGTTAAGGGAAGCTACCGAACCAGTTCGAGATCGCTATGAATATGAGTATGACAACGATTGGCTGGAACAAATCCAACAAGCTGTCGAAGAGATCGAGTAG
- a CDS encoding GntR family transcriptional regulator, whose protein sequence is MKKISVERKTLAGEVYQYLYNMIITLKYKPGQMIFESEIANELGMSRTPVREAIHLLSSEEFLRIIPQKGIQVQYISKKKVQESYRVRESLEITAFREVAEKWDGNLPEMHVYKMDLLSIIAKQRQSALSDDVDAFYQYDEVFHDKILDICGNHTLSGIVRQVRGHVNRMRYLEFFETRQMDRIIDDHEQMVVLIETNQADEVETLLINHLRKISSYYEEIMKKYAEYFDAHI, encoded by the coding sequence ATGAAGAAAATTTCTGTTGAACGTAAGACATTAGCAGGAGAAGTGTACCAATACCTCTATAATATGATCATCACGCTTAAATATAAGCCGGGTCAAATGATTTTTGAAAGTGAAATTGCCAACGAATTAGGAATGAGTCGGACACCTGTAAGGGAAGCGATTCACTTACTTTCTTCGGAGGAGTTTTTACGAATCATCCCACAAAAGGGTATTCAAGTACAGTATATATCTAAGAAAAAAGTACAGGAATCTTATCGTGTTAGAGAAAGCCTTGAAATTACTGCTTTTAGAGAAGTTGCAGAAAAGTGGGATGGGAATTTACCAGAAATGCATGTGTATAAAATGGACTTACTGTCCATTATCGCTAAACAACGTCAATCTGCCCTATCAGATGATGTAGACGCATTTTATCAGTACGATGAGGTTTTTCATGACAAAATACTTGATATATGTGGCAACCATACATTAAGTGGCATCGTTAGACAAGTTCGAGGGCATGTAAATCGCATGCGTTACCTTGAGTTTTTTGAAACAAGACAAATGGACCGAATTATTGATGACCATGAGCAAATGGTTGTTTTAATTGAAACGAATCAAGCTGATGAAGTAGAAACGTTGTTAATTAACCATTTACGTAAAATCTCAAGCTACTATGAGGAAATTATGAAAAAATATGCTGAGTATTTTGACGCTCATATCTGA
- a CDS encoding TRAP transporter large permease: MTAAVLFGSFGTLLLLSVPIGIALGLASLLALIYTGTMPLEFLAQALITSIDSFPIMAVPFFILAGEIMGKGGLSKRLFGLAETLVGNLTGGVAMATIVTCLFFSAISGSGPATVAAVGGMMIPAMVSMGYDKRFATALVAAAGALGVILPPSIPVIVYGVTSGVSVGDLFIAGIVPGIIVMIALMAYAFYFSKKKGYSGSGKPFSFKRISKAAWEAKWALLVPVIILGGIYSGFFTPTEAAVVAVMYGLLAGILLYRELKWSHLYEIFRSSALTTATILLIIGAATAFGRIMIIEQIPAQIANGMLNISDNPFILITLISLMLLLIGTIMDTTAAIIIFTPLLVPVGMELGYDPIHFAMIVILNLAIGFITPPVGVNLFVASGISGLSIMSLSKAIVPFVFAMLLTLILVIFIPELSLLLLGGE, translated from the coding sequence ATGACAGCGGCTGTGCTATTTGGAAGTTTTGGAACATTACTTTTGTTAAGCGTACCAATCGGAATTGCACTAGGTCTTGCTTCGCTTCTTGCATTGATCTACACGGGAACGATGCCATTGGAGTTTCTGGCACAGGCACTCATTACGTCGATTGACTCGTTTCCTATTATGGCTGTCCCGTTTTTTATCTTAGCGGGAGAAATTATGGGAAAAGGAGGGTTATCGAAACGACTGTTTGGACTCGCAGAGACACTGGTTGGCAATTTAACAGGTGGTGTTGCAATGGCAACGATTGTTACCTGTCTATTTTTCTCTGCTATTTCCGGTTCTGGTCCCGCTACAGTTGCAGCTGTTGGAGGAATGATGATTCCGGCAATGGTCTCGATGGGATACGATAAACGATTTGCGACAGCGCTGGTTGCTGCTGCAGGAGCACTTGGTGTAATTCTTCCACCAAGTATTCCAGTAATTGTGTATGGAGTAACAAGTGGTGTTTCAGTTGGGGACTTGTTTATTGCTGGTATCGTGCCTGGCATTATCGTTATGATTGCCTTGATGGCATATGCGTTTTATTTCTCAAAAAAGAAAGGGTATAGCGGTAGTGGAAAACCTTTTTCATTTAAACGTATAAGTAAAGCAGCATGGGAGGCAAAGTGGGCATTACTAGTTCCAGTCATTATTTTAGGTGGTATTTACAGTGGGTTCTTTACTCCTACGGAAGCAGCTGTGGTAGCCGTTATGTATGGATTGTTAGCAGGCATTCTTCTGTACAGGGAATTAAAGTGGAGTCACCTTTATGAAATATTTAGAAGTTCAGCTTTAACAACGGCAACGATCTTACTAATCATTGGAGCGGCTACGGCGTTTGGTCGCATAATGATTATTGAACAAATACCAGCTCAGATCGCAAATGGAATGCTAAACATCTCAGATAATCCATTTATTCTTATTACGCTTATTTCACTGATGCTTTTATTAATTGGAACGATTATGGACACCACTGCAGCAATTATTATTTTTACACCACTACTTGTGCCAGTGGGAATGGAGCTAGGTTATGACCCGATTCACTTTGCAATGATTGTTATTTTAAATTTAGCGATTGGTTTTATCACACCACCGGTTGGTGTTAATCTCTTTGTCGCGTCGGGTATTTCCGGTCTATCTATCATGTCGTTATCAAAGGCAATTGTCCCATTTGTTTTTGCCATGCTTCTGACATTGATTTTGGTTATCTTCATCCCAGAATTATCATTGCTTTTGCTTGGAGGAGAATAA
- a CDS encoding Gfo/Idh/MocA family protein — MRIAVLGLNHGYTFASEALKMKGLTLVAVAGNDQLAMNRSKELGVTHYQDYKQLIDENELDGVIITLPNRLHKEAVFYCADRGIHCLVEKPIADEIEQGKEMVSYCQEKQVKLLVGHHRRFSSQMKQLKTLLDEGIIGDLIGVNMVWVLAKDRPYFEAEWRINAGGGPLLINGIHDIDNLRYVTGLDIESVYAIGKNNIRGNKVEDSVSAVLEASNGATVNYYLSDGIPSPWSYEFNLKENAKYHFYDEDCYYFFGTKGSLAFPSFRLFTYADDAYGWEHPLVKSNFSTMEKLDPIVAELTHFIKVLKGVEEPLVTGQEGVKTLEVLEAMRRSLVEKRRVELNEGSSVKG, encoded by the coding sequence ATGAGAATTGCAGTTCTTGGTTTAAATCATGGATATACGTTTGCAAGTGAAGCATTAAAAATGAAAGGGCTTACCCTTGTTGCGGTAGCTGGCAATGATCAATTGGCAATGAATCGATCAAAGGAACTTGGCGTTACTCATTATCAGGATTACAAACAATTAATTGATGAAAATGAACTTGACGGTGTTATTATCACCTTACCAAATCGTTTGCATAAGGAAGCTGTTTTTTATTGTGCTGATCGTGGTATTCATTGCTTAGTTGAAAAGCCTATAGCTGATGAAATTGAACAAGGAAAGGAAATGGTTTCATATTGTCAAGAAAAGCAAGTTAAACTTTTAGTTGGCCATCATCGTCGTTTTTCAAGTCAAATGAAGCAATTAAAAACATTACTTGATGAAGGAATTATAGGCGATTTAATTGGCGTCAATATGGTGTGGGTTCTTGCAAAAGATCGACCTTATTTTGAAGCGGAATGGCGTATCAATGCAGGAGGTGGTCCCTTGTTGATTAATGGCATTCATGATATAGATAATTTGCGCTATGTAACAGGTCTTGATATTGAAAGCGTTTACGCGATCGGAAAGAATAACATTAGAGGAAATAAAGTTGAGGATTCAGTATCAGCTGTTCTAGAGGCATCAAATGGTGCAACCGTAAATTATTACTTATCTGATGGAATTCCATCTCCTTGGTCTTATGAATTTAATTTGAAAGAGAACGCTAAATACCATTTTTATGATGAGGATTGTTATTATTTCTTCGGAACAAAAGGAAGTTTGGCTTTTCCAAGTTTTCGGCTATTTACGTATGCTGATGATGCCTATGGATGGGAGCATCCGCTAGTAAAAAGCAACTTTTCAACAATGGAAAAGCTCGATCCGATTGTTGCTGAATTAACCCATTTTATCAAGGTTCTAAAGGGAGTTGAAGAGCCTCTCGTTACCGGACAGGAAGGTGTGAAGACCTTAGAAGTGTTAGAGGCGATGCGACGCTCATTGGTAGAAAAAAGACGAGTTGAATTAAATGAGGGAAGTAGTGTAAAGGGTTAG
- a CDS encoding N-acetylmuramoyl-L-alanine amidase, protein MKNCSIWIISFLAVMFLVFGLSEQERVLAVDVQVGVVQSDSPLNVRSAKSTNGPIIGQVHPGERIEFISLDDDWAQITYRGQLGYVSSVFLGTDSTQVDKETAFYQPVNGTITASEGLNVRVSPDSKADVVGKLTFGEKVEYIQVNTDWAQVTYNGILGFIHMNYLSTEPISTTQSDSEVESFSTLSQNIRVVLDAGHGGHDPGAVVQGVQEKDIVYEYKAQIKQTLEADGIEVIETRSNDEFVSLAERVSYANRNNADLFLSIHANSYSDERVNGLETHFYSSSREAQIINTELRNYSSNNNRGVYQSNLQVLRNATVPAVLVEIGYMTNANELYLLQSKKHRAEVSEAVRRAVKQL, encoded by the coding sequence GTGAAGAATTGCTCAATATGGATCATCAGCTTTCTTGCTGTTATGTTTCTTGTTTTTGGATTGTCCGAACAAGAAAGAGTACTTGCTGTTGACGTACAAGTAGGCGTGGTTCAATCAGACAGTCCGTTAAATGTAAGGAGTGCTAAATCAACAAATGGACCAATTATCGGACAGGTTCATCCAGGAGAGCGTATTGAATTTATAAGTTTAGATGATGATTGGGCCCAAATAACTTATCGTGGTCAACTTGGTTATGTAAGCTCGGTTTTTTTAGGAACTGATAGTACGCAAGTTGATAAGGAAACGGCATTTTACCAACCTGTAAATGGAACGATAACAGCTTCAGAGGGGCTTAATGTTCGCGTTTCCCCCGATTCCAAAGCAGATGTCGTTGGCAAACTTACTTTTGGGGAAAAAGTTGAGTACATACAAGTTAATACTGATTGGGCACAGGTGACATACAACGGCATACTTGGCTTCATACATATGAATTATTTATCAACTGAACCCATTTCCACCACCCAATCAGATAGTGAAGTCGAATCATTTTCTACATTGTCTCAAAACATACGTGTTGTTCTTGACGCGGGCCATGGTGGTCATGATCCAGGGGCAGTTGTTCAAGGAGTCCAGGAGAAAGACATTGTTTACGAATATAAAGCACAAATAAAGCAGACGCTTGAAGCCGATGGAATTGAAGTAATTGAAACCCGGTCAAATGACGAGTTTGTTAGTTTAGCAGAGAGAGTCTCATACGCTAACCGTAACAACGCAGATCTTTTTTTAAGTATTCATGCGAATAGTTACAGTGATGAACGTGTAAATGGTTTAGAGACTCATTTTTATTCTTCCAGTCGTGAAGCTCAGATTATTAATACTGAGTTAAGGAACTATAGTTCGAATAACAATAGAGGTGTTTATCAATCAAACCTACAAGTTCTCCGCAATGCCACTGTACCCGCGGTTTTGGTTGAAATCGGTTATATGACTAATGCAAACGAACTCTACCTGCTCCAATCGAAGAAGCATAGGGCTGAAGTAAGTGAAGCGGTAAGACGAGCAGTTAAGCAGTTGTAA
- a CDS encoding ATP-binding cassette domain-containing protein — protein sequence MIKLNDVSFSYGKTEALKHVSLVEKEPIIAGLWGRNGAGKTTLMKLISGLEQQSQGDILIDGIVPYNNSAAMKHVTYMQENQPFSDLWNVNDALRFGSYFNENWDQQLADELIHLFELPRKKKIRKFSKGMQTMIKITVGLASKAPVTVMDEPTNGLDAHMRKQFYDALLDTFEEHPRLILLSTHHIDEIEPLCEKIAIVDQKTITRYEETEKLKMQGILVTGEAEAVRAFIGSSKILEERSLGNQLNIMLDEIYTEAWKQHAKESRVTVEKAPLQDYLVNTTQKEVTRK from the coding sequence ATGATTAAGTTAAACGATGTATCCTTTTCGTATGGAAAAACGGAAGCATTAAAACATGTATCACTAGTTGAGAAGGAGCCAATCATCGCTGGTTTGTGGGGAAGGAATGGGGCTGGTAAAACCACCTTGATGAAACTAATTTCCGGGCTTGAGCAACAAAGTCAAGGGGACATCTTAATCGACGGTATCGTCCCATACAATAATAGCGCAGCGATGAAACACGTTACCTACATGCAGGAAAACCAGCCATTTTCTGATCTCTGGAATGTAAATGATGCTCTAAGATTCGGATCTTATTTCAACGAGAACTGGGATCAACAATTGGCAGATGAACTCATTCACTTATTTGAACTTCCACGGAAGAAGAAGATTAGGAAGTTTTCAAAAGGGATGCAAACAATGATTAAAATTACAGTTGGGCTCGCAAGCAAAGCACCAGTTACAGTTATGGACGAACCAACAAATGGACTTGATGCTCACATGCGTAAACAGTTTTATGATGCATTGCTTGATACGTTTGAGGAGCACCCACGTCTTATTCTTTTATCGACACATCATATAGATGAGATTGAACCACTTTGTGAAAAAATTGCTATTGTTGACCAAAAAACAATTACTCGCTATGAAGAAACCGAAAAGCTTAAAATGCAGGGAATTCTTGTAACTGGCGAAGCAGAAGCGGTACGAGCATTTATAGGTAGTAGCAAGATTTTAGAAGAAAGGAGTCTTGGCAATCAATTAAACATCATGCTTGATGAAATATACACTGAAGCATGGAAACAACATGCCAAAGAGTCGCGCGTCACGGTTGAGAAAGCACCTTTGCAAGATTATCTAGTAAACACGACACAAAAGGAAGTGACAAGGAAATGA
- a CDS encoding GntR family transcriptional regulator, producing the protein MKAVFNDSKPIFQQIAEMIADDIVEGILHEGDQVPSTTDISKFYQVNRATAQKGLTTLVDAGFVYKQRGVGMFVAEGARSKLLTERKNDFYTHYVKPMLVEARRIKLTTQEIIHFLEGENND; encoded by the coding sequence GTGAAGGCCGTTTTTAATGATTCTAAACCGATTTTCCAACAAATCGCTGAAATGATTGCCGACGATATCGTGGAAGGAATACTTCATGAAGGCGATCAAGTACCTTCTACTACTGACATTTCAAAGTTTTATCAAGTAAATCGAGCTACGGCTCAAAAAGGACTAACAACTCTTGTTGATGCTGGTTTTGTTTATAAACAACGGGGAGTTGGCATGTTTGTTGCAGAAGGAGCGAGAAGCAAACTGTTAACTGAACGAAAAAACGACTTTTACACACATTATGTAAAACCTATGCTTGTTGAAGCACGCCGTATCAAACTAACTACACAAGAAATCATTCACTTTTTGGAGGGGGAGAATAATGATTAA
- a CDS encoding HPr family phosphocarrier protein: MNNLIELEVMLTEKQTVVELSQCLQSYKAEIYLQKVLNGVVHEVNLKSLLGLINVRLKNGDHVTVFAEGPEAAGAVQAVAAFLSGKQRS; encoded by the coding sequence GTGAATAATTTAATTGAATTAGAAGTGATGTTAACTGAGAAGCAAACAGTAGTTGAATTAAGCCAGTGTTTGCAAAGTTATAAGGCTGAAATCTATTTACAAAAGGTTCTAAACGGGGTGGTTCACGAGGTAAACCTGAAGAGTCTATTAGGATTAATCAATGTGAGGTTAAAAAATGGTGATCATGTAACGGTTTTCGCGGAAGGTCCAGAAGCAGCAGGTGCTGTTCAAGCTGTAGCTGCTTTCTTAAGTGGGAAACAAAGATCATGA
- a CDS encoding GNAT family N-acetyltransferase, producing the protein MINELTRENFYKCRKIAQTDMRIMEALAVINGGNPGRIFVDRCDYPSAGMIWLGNNDGFLFVGDEQNSLFLSEMNRFISESITPEAQKQGLNSFEAIPTHPKWNNTIEKMFSDRKLESWQQRVYHLEESHYRKDLEPILNDQYKVRKIEHQLLVEEDELFENHDFLSETIHQFWASTEDFLENGFGYCVVDDKRIASICYSSFVVGDTQVIGIETLPDYQQKRLAAKTAHAFVQECFKRKMTPYWDCMEENVGSWKTAESLGFTIDFDYKGYMFSFEKEL; encoded by the coding sequence GTGATTAATGAATTAACTCGTGAGAACTTTTATAAATGTAGGAAAATTGCACAAACTGACATGCGTATAATGGAAGCTCTCGCGGTTATTAACGGAGGAAATCCAGGTAGAATTTTCGTTGATCGCTGCGATTACCCTTCAGCGGGAATGATTTGGCTTGGTAATAATGATGGTTTTTTGTTTGTAGGTGACGAACAAAATTCATTGTTTCTGTCTGAAATGAATCGTTTTATTAGCGAGTCAATTACTCCAGAGGCACAGAAACAAGGGCTAAATTCGTTTGAAGCGATTCCAACGCACCCTAAATGGAACAACACAATAGAGAAGATGTTCTCTGATCGCAAGCTAGAAAGCTGGCAACAGCGTGTCTATCATTTGGAAGAGAGTCACTATCGTAAAGATCTTGAGCCAATTTTGAATGATCAATATAAGGTACGTAAAATTGAGCATCAATTATTAGTAGAGGAAGATGAATTGTTCGAGAACCATGATTTCTTAAGCGAAACGATTCATCAGTTTTGGGCATCAACAGAAGATTTTCTTGAAAATGGGTTTGGTTATTGTGTGGTAGATGATAAACGGATAGCAAGCATTTGTTACAGTTCATTTGTTGTAGGAGATACACAAGTGATTGGAATCGAAACATTACCTGACTATCAACAAAAACGTTTAGCTGCGAAAACAGCTCATGCATTCGTTCAAGAATGTTTTAAAAGAAAGATGACCCCTTATTGGGATTGTATGGAAGAAAATGTTGGTTCTTGGAAAACAGCTGAAAGCTTAGGGTTTACTATAGATTTTGATTATAAAGGCTATATGTTTTCGTTTGAAAAGGAGTTATGA